The Metabacillus schmidteae genome includes a region encoding these proteins:
- a CDS encoding YcdB/YcdC domain-containing protein, with the protein MKNIFEQLIPFLPSKAFAKVSEYDETDFDIIDDSTDEQIGSFSLDEHEELVSFSLFEEETEEGNVSKEEIAAIADKFLKTFHPTKKEYELSAILDLDNPYMVVYEKRDETYGLFLHSMGFVVSVSTAGQVTQFHFTEEEYEVENTNHIITKEEALEQYIDQLDFALIIEHYDHEVYKNGDSKYHLSYSLIEHITDVPVDGSDPFSIREENTYEPEISYQDPPKKSVYELVGITPEYNLLDVLKEDGKKTEVWTKNKSVASGPFDMDELENHVVKLKFDEETGDLLGVISGEEFENDGDEMSLENAKKHALDLMFKLFPDTNERFRLEVLEDWDEEEFEDEFEDEFEEEEDFEEFEDDLDIEEMDEEEYIEHEQTYTFYFHLYHHDIKVDSHVSILEVGKFTGKITNFDLDIPASELYTFLQTIPKVSKDEAKEIYRNQLEMELGFSREYDENEKAIYKLTYRPSFPATVGHVRAIEAMTGEAMFVDVGDATFL; encoded by the coding sequence ATGAAAAACATTTTCGAACAACTAATCCCCTTTTTACCTTCTAAAGCATTTGCTAAAGTTTCAGAATACGATGAAACGGATTTTGACATCATTGATGACAGTACCGACGAGCAGATTGGATCTTTTTCATTAGATGAACATGAAGAACTTGTGAGTTTCTCGCTTTTTGAAGAAGAAACAGAAGAAGGAAATGTGTCAAAGGAAGAAATAGCAGCTATTGCAGACAAATTTCTAAAAACATTTCATCCAACAAAGAAAGAATACGAACTTTCAGCCATTCTGGATCTAGATAATCCATACATGGTCGTTTATGAAAAAAGAGACGAAACCTACGGATTGTTTTTGCATAGCATGGGATTTGTCGTTTCAGTATCAACAGCTGGACAAGTAACCCAATTTCATTTCACAGAAGAAGAGTATGAAGTTGAAAACACTAATCATATTATCACAAAGGAAGAGGCACTAGAGCAATACATAGATCAGCTGGACTTTGCTCTTATCATCGAACATTATGATCATGAAGTGTATAAAAATGGTGATTCAAAATACCACTTATCTTACAGTTTGATTGAGCATATAACAGATGTACCTGTTGATGGGTCTGATCCCTTTAGTATTCGTGAGGAGAATACTTACGAACCTGAAATTTCTTATCAGGATCCACCGAAAAAGAGTGTTTATGAGTTAGTTGGAATCACACCAGAATATAACCTTCTAGATGTTTTAAAAGAAGACGGAAAGAAAACAGAGGTTTGGACAAAAAACAAGTCAGTTGCTTCAGGACCATTCGATATGGATGAACTTGAAAATCATGTTGTAAAGCTTAAATTTGACGAAGAAACAGGGGATCTTCTTGGGGTTATTAGCGGAGAGGAATTTGAAAACGATGGAGATGAAATGAGTTTAGAGAATGCTAAGAAGCATGCTCTGGATTTGATGTTTAAGCTATTTCCGGATACGAATGAAAGATTTCGGCTAGAGGTTCTTGAGGATTGGGATGAAGAAGAGTTTGAGGATGAATTCGAAGATGAATTCGAGGAGGAGGAAGACTTTGAAGAATTTGAAGATGATCTTGACATAGAAGAGATGGATGAAGAAGAATATATCGAACATGAACAAACATATACATTCTATTTCCATCTCTATCATCATGATATAAAGGTCGATTCGCACGTGTCCATTCTAGAGGTAGGTAAATTCACAGGTAAAATCACAAATTTTGACTTGGATATACCAGCTTCAGAGCTATACACATTCCTTCAAACAATCCCAAAGGTTTCAAAGGATGAGGCAAAGGAAATCTATCGAAATCAGTTAGAAATGGAGTTGGGATTTTCCAGGGAGTATGATGAAAATGAAAAAGCCATTTACAAGCTAACTTATAGACCCTCATTCCCTGCAACTGTTGGTCATGTGAGAGCCATTGAAGCTATGACGGGGGAAGCTATGTTTGTTGATGTAGGGGATGCAACATTTTTGTAG
- a CDS encoding class I SAM-dependent methyltransferase: MKKDLQFLRLIQDGSKPFSGWDFSYITDTDRVRSDVLSWSYGSLAKHLIDSASSMLDMGTGGGEFLSMLRPFPKSIFATEGYKPNIEIAKKRLEPLGVRVVAIEDDQNLPFDDHQFGLILNKHESYSPKEVRRVINKNGVFLTQQVGGTDCWGINEALEAPLNREFENWNVTVARQELEQSGFEVVYSKEEYPIQRFYDIGALVYYLKAIPWQIPDFEMEKYEKKLFEIHQSIQSNGFFDVKQHRFILKAKAI, translated from the coding sequence ATGAAAAAAGATCTTCAGTTTTTAAGATTAATACAAGATGGAAGCAAGCCTTTTTCGGGTTGGGATTTTTCATATATTACAGACACTGACCGTGTGAGGAGTGATGTCCTTTCATGGTCTTATGGAAGTTTGGCTAAACATTTAATTGATTCTGCTAGTTCAATGCTTGATATGGGGACTGGTGGAGGAGAATTTTTATCTATGCTGAGACCTTTTCCTAAATCCATTTTTGCAACAGAAGGTTACAAACCTAATATAGAAATTGCGAAAAAACGTTTAGAGCCTTTAGGCGTGAGAGTTGTAGCAATTGAAGATGATCAAAATTTGCCCTTTGATGACCATCAATTCGGTTTGATTTTAAACAAACATGAATCATATTCCCCTAAAGAAGTTAGAAGAGTGATAAACAAAAATGGTGTGTTTTTGACGCAACAAGTTGGGGGAACAGATTGTTGGGGAATCAACGAAGCATTAGAGGCACCTTTAAACCGTGAGTTTGAAAATTGGAATGTAACAGTTGCAAGGCAGGAACTTGAGCAAAGTGGGTTTGAAGTCGTGTATAGTAAAGAAGAGTACCCGATTCAGCGCTTTTATGATATCGGAGCACTTGTTTATTACTTAAAGGCAATTCCCTGGCAAATACCTGATTTTGAAATGGAAAAGTATGAAAAGAAATTATTTGAGATTCATCAATCTATTCAATCCAATGGTTTCTTTGATGTAAAACAACATCGATTTATATTAAAAGCTAAAGCCATTTAA
- the allB gene encoding allantoinase AllB, giving the protein MPFDLLIKNGLIVKPDELVMGNIYVKNGKIAAITSEELLAEIKETIDAKGKLVFPGFIDTHVHSRDPGATYKEDFLFSTQAAAVGGLTTIFEMPNTNPPINNVENFNKQVKNLKSKAFVDYGIWAICLGHLNLSEFKKLHESGVIGFKFFWGYAVHSETFQLIYNYNPEDRDVIPPFTDGQVFEMFEEVAKTEQVFAIHAENNDLIHTLNKKIEKREGRTYQDLLEGRPNLAEELTIQSGIAMAKKTGARLHILHISTKEGVKLIREAQKQGYPITGETCPHYLFLSDEDYDQIGPQMKVYPPIKYKEDQDALWQGIKDGTISLVCSDHAPHTQEEKDGDLWSIPAGMCGVETLVPIMLDAANKGMISIHDVVRLLAEGPAKLFNIYPNKGAIKVGTDADLTIVDMEKEFTINRKDLHSKSKITAFNGYKVKGAPVYTIIRGSIVMEKGEILGQPAGTLVTPKQPST; this is encoded by the coding sequence ATGCCTTTCGACTTACTTATTAAAAATGGACTCATAGTTAAGCCCGATGAATTAGTAATGGGAAATATATATGTGAAAAATGGAAAAATTGCAGCGATAACAAGTGAAGAACTTTTAGCAGAAATAAAAGAAACAATTGATGCGAAAGGAAAACTTGTTTTTCCGGGTTTTATTGATACACATGTACACTCAAGAGACCCAGGAGCTACCTATAAAGAAGATTTTCTCTTTTCAACTCAAGCGGCCGCTGTTGGTGGATTGACAACAATTTTTGAAATGCCAAATACAAATCCACCTATAAATAATGTGGAAAATTTCAATAAACAGGTCAAAAATCTAAAAAGTAAAGCTTTCGTTGATTACGGAATTTGGGCAATCTGTCTAGGACATCTTAATCTATCGGAATTTAAGAAACTTCATGAATCTGGAGTAATAGGATTTAAGTTTTTTTGGGGATATGCCGTTCATTCTGAGACATTTCAATTAATATATAACTATAATCCAGAGGATAGAGATGTCATCCCACCTTTTACGGATGGACAAGTATTTGAAATGTTTGAAGAAGTTGCTAAAACTGAACAGGTTTTCGCCATACATGCAGAAAATAATGACTTAATACATACTTTAAATAAAAAGATTGAGAAAAGAGAAGGTCGCACGTATCAAGATTTGCTTGAAGGACGTCCAAATTTAGCTGAGGAATTAACAATTCAATCAGGTATTGCAATGGCAAAAAAAACAGGTGCAAGACTTCATATTTTACATATTAGTACAAAAGAAGGGGTAAAGCTAATTCGCGAAGCACAAAAACAAGGATATCCGATAACAGGTGAGACATGTCCGCATTATTTGTTTCTTTCAGATGAAGACTACGATCAAATAGGTCCACAAATGAAGGTATATCCTCCAATCAAATATAAAGAGGATCAAGATGCATTGTGGCAAGGAATAAAGGATGGAACGATCTCGCTCGTATGCTCCGACCATGCACCACATACTCAGGAAGAGAAAGACGGTGATTTATGGTCTATTCCAGCTGGGATGTGTGGAGTAGAGACCTTAGTACCTATTATGTTGGATGCTGCTAATAAAGGAATGATATCTATTCATGATGTTGTGAGATTGCTAGCTGAAGGTCCAGCAAAGTTATTTAATATCTATCCGAATAAAGGTGCAATAAAAGTTGGGACTGATGCTGATCTAACAATTGTTGACATGGAAAAGGAATTTACTATAAATAGGAAAGATCTACATAGTAAGAGTAAAATCACTGCTTTTAATGGTTATAAGGTAAAAGGAGCACCTGTATATACGATAATAAGAGGTAGTATCGTGATGGAGAAAGGTGAAATCCTCGGGCAGCCGGCTGGAACATTAGTTACTCCAAAACAACCGTCAACTTAA
- a CDS encoding MFS transporter: MKDKIWSRNFIVISLINFLSILMFYLLIVTIASYAIETYHVSTSIAGLVSSIYVIGALVGRLFTGRFIGKLGPSKILTMGVVLFFASACLYFVEINIGFLLFNRFIQGTFVGIIGTAAGTIIASILPASRKGEGIGYYSLSVILATAIGPFIGIFLMKFQNGNTYIFGFNVFLSLIMILALVFMKLDPAMFRASEQKETDNSFIAKFMEPKSIPISFIALLIGFAYSGVMSFLSFFAEEIHLVDAASFFFIVYAVATILTRPFTGRLMDRKGPNIIVYPCIGLFAVGMYMFSDASSSWMLLVAAALIGLGFGNFNSIAQTIAVKVTEPHRFGFATSTYFIFYDIGLGLGPYLLGLFIPFVGYRAIFLWMLPVILVCIPLYYVLHGRKAKLYI, encoded by the coding sequence ATGAAGGATAAGATATGGTCAAGAAATTTTATTGTGATCTCATTAATTAATTTTTTATCGATATTAATGTTTTATTTATTAATTGTTACAATAGCCAGCTATGCAATTGAAACCTATCATGTATCGACCAGTATTGCCGGCTTGGTTTCAAGTATTTATGTCATTGGTGCATTGGTCGGAAGGCTCTTTACCGGGCGATTCATTGGCAAATTAGGACCATCAAAAATATTGACGATGGGTGTTGTCTTGTTTTTCGCCAGTGCATGTTTATATTTTGTTGAAATTAATATTGGATTTCTATTATTTAATCGTTTTATACAAGGAACTTTTGTGGGAATTATCGGGACGGCTGCAGGTACGATTATTGCCTCAATTCTCCCGGCCTCAAGAAAAGGGGAAGGAATTGGTTATTACAGTTTGAGTGTTATTCTCGCAACTGCAATTGGGCCGTTTATTGGGATATTCTTAATGAAATTTCAAAATGGAAATACGTATATTTTTGGGTTTAATGTATTCTTATCACTCATTATGATTCTTGCATTAGTGTTTATGAAATTAGATCCGGCAATGTTTCGGGCTAGTGAGCAGAAAGAAACAGACAATTCATTTATTGCAAAATTCATGGAGCCGAAGTCAATTCCGATTTCATTTATTGCCCTTTTAATAGGATTTGCTTATTCAGGTGTTATGTCGTTTTTATCTTTTTTTGCAGAAGAAATTCATTTGGTTGATGCGGCAAGCTTTTTCTTTATTGTATATGCCGTTGCCACGATTTTAACACGTCCTTTTACGGGGCGTTTAATGGATCGAAAAGGACCGAATATCATTGTCTATCCTTGTATCGGGTTATTTGCCGTTGGGATGTATATGTTTAGTGATGCAAGCAGCAGTTGGATGCTGTTAGTTGCTGCGGCTTTAATCGGTCTTGGTTTCGGTAACTTTAATTCCATTGCCCAAACAATTGCGGTAAAAGTAACAGAGCCGCATCGTTTTGGATTTGCAACATCAACATACTTTATTTTTTATGATATCGGACTGGGACTAGGACCGTATTTATTAGGGTTATTCATTCCATTTGTCGGATATCGCGCCATTTTCCTATGGATGCTGCCAGTTATTTTAGTATGTATTCCACTTTATTATGTATTACATGGACGAAAAGCAAAATTATATATTTAA
- a CDS encoding MarR family winged helix-turn-helix transcriptional regulator yields MNLFSTIYRFNKLYVFHLQDICSANGITAVQWLVLQHVYKNEGCTSMDIVKEWSVEKPTVSSLVRKLNEQGLLEFTSGEDKRQKYLSLSKEGHVLCQKVSEKVMQLQSFVTEPIPDETVKEWTEQLMLLEERLKQYEG; encoded by the coding sequence ATGAATCTATTTTCAACCATCTATCGTTTTAATAAGTTGTATGTATTCCATCTTCAAGATATTTGTTCAGCAAACGGTATTACAGCAGTACAATGGCTCGTTTTACAGCATGTATATAAAAATGAAGGATGTACAAGCATGGATATCGTCAAAGAATGGTCAGTTGAAAAACCAACTGTATCTTCGCTAGTCAGGAAGTTAAACGAACAGGGTTTACTAGAATTCACAAGCGGTGAAGATAAACGCCAAAAATATCTATCACTATCAAAAGAAGGACACGTTCTTTGCCAAAAAGTATCGGAAAAAGTCATGCAACTTCAATCATTTGTCACAGAGCCAATTCCAGATGAAACGGTAAAAGAATGGACAGAACAGTTAATGTTGTTGGAGGAGCGATTAAAGCAGTATGAAGGATAA